In the genome of Actinomadura graeca, one region contains:
- a CDS encoding tetratricopeptide repeat protein, whose product MGHVLARRLLMAGLIAAMITGFTLAATIRVERPPRTSDAAFAAGAAEAPAAALSGSLDRLQHHLRDQPRDASGWAALGLAYVERARLTADPSYYPKAADALKTSMGLRPRDNDTAHTGLAALAAARHDFTTALAEADRALAINAYGARALAVRVDALVELGRYEDARKAAEHADATAPGIPVFTRLAYVRELQGRTGEARRILELAASSATGKGDVAYVRTQLGELAWNRGDTAAAGREFAAALQADPADLGALDGRARVRAATGDLAGATRDQQALVGRSPLPGRLTWLGELHEAAGRRDEAAKQYAVASAWGALAKANGVTPDLETALFETDHGDHAAALRAARAEWARRHSVHVADALAWALHADGRDEEALRYAKEAAATGYRNAAFRYHRGMIERSLGRRADARRDLAEALRLNPHFSPLHAPRARAALADLGGDE is encoded by the coding sequence ATGGGACACGTACTCGCACGCCGCCTGCTGATGGCGGGCCTGATCGCGGCGATGATCACCGGTTTCACGCTCGCCGCGACCATCCGGGTGGAGCGGCCGCCGCGCACCTCCGACGCCGCGTTCGCCGCGGGCGCCGCCGAGGCCCCCGCGGCGGCGCTGAGCGGATCGCTCGACCGGCTGCAGCACCACCTGCGCGACCAGCCGCGCGACGCGTCCGGCTGGGCGGCGCTCGGGCTGGCCTACGTGGAGCGGGCGCGGCTCACCGCCGACCCGTCCTACTACCCGAAGGCTGCGGACGCCCTGAAGACGTCGATGGGACTGCGCCCGCGGGACAACGACACCGCCCACACGGGCCTCGCCGCGCTGGCCGCGGCGCGGCACGACTTCACCACGGCGCTGGCGGAGGCCGACCGCGCCCTCGCCATCAACGCCTACGGGGCGCGCGCGCTGGCCGTCCGGGTGGACGCGCTGGTGGAGCTGGGCCGCTACGAGGACGCGCGGAAGGCCGCCGAGCACGCCGACGCGACCGCGCCCGGCATCCCCGTGTTCACGCGGCTCGCCTACGTCCGGGAGCTCCAGGGCCGGACGGGCGAGGCGCGGCGCATCCTGGAGCTCGCGGCGTCCTCGGCCACCGGCAAGGGCGACGTCGCCTACGTCCGGACGCAGCTCGGCGAGCTGGCCTGGAACCGCGGTGACACCGCCGCCGCGGGCCGCGAGTTCGCGGCGGCGCTGCAGGCCGACCCCGCCGACCTCGGCGCGCTGGACGGGCGCGCGCGGGTGCGCGCGGCGACCGGCGACCTGGCCGGCGCGACGCGCGACCAGCAGGCCCTGGTCGGCCGGTCGCCGCTGCCCGGGCGGCTGACGTGGCTCGGCGAGCTGCACGAGGCCGCGGGGCGCCGCGACGAGGCGGCCAAGCAGTACGCGGTCGCCTCGGCGTGGGGCGCCCTCGCCAAGGCCAACGGGGTCACGCCCGACCTGGAGACAGCGCTGTTCGAGACCGACCACGGCGACCACGCGGCGGCCCTGCGCGCCGCGCGCGCCGAATGGGCGCGCCGCCACAGCGTCCACGTCGCCGACGCCCTCGCGTGGGCCCTGCACGCCGACGGCCGCGACGAGGAGGCGCTCCGGTACGCCAAGGAGGCCGCGGCGACCGGGTACCGCAACGCCGCGTTCCGCTACCACCGCGGCATGATCGAGCGTTCCCTCGGGCGGCGCGCCGACGCGCGGCGCGACCTGGCCGAGGCGCTGCGCCTCAACCCGCACTTCTCCCCGCTCCATGCCCCCCGCGCCCGCGCGGCGCTGGCGGACCTCGGGGGCGACGAGTGA
- a CDS encoding AraC family transcriptional regulator, producing the protein MDALTDLLDGPRARGAFMLRSSLNPPWSMRIQDEAPLTLVAMVRDEAWVIPDSGPPERVRPGDVMIIRGPEPYTVASGPRIEPQIVIVPGQRCTTPDGTSLSEAMDLGVRAWGNDPDGSAVMLTGTYQMRGAVTQRLLAALPALAVVRGGTWRSPLVGLLGEEIGKDEPGQEVVLDRLLDLLLIAALRAWFSRPQAEKPGWYRAHGDAVVGPALRLLHDDLAHPWTVSGLAARVGVSRAALAQRFGKLIGEPPMAYLTGVRLAQAADLLRESDATLEAVARQVGYGNAFALSAAFKRERGISPQEYRAGAATA; encoded by the coding sequence ATGGACGCCCTGACCGATCTGCTCGACGGCCCGCGCGCGCGGGGGGCGTTCATGCTGCGCTCCTCGCTCAACCCGCCGTGGTCCATGCGGATCCAGGACGAGGCGCCGCTGACGCTGGTCGCGATGGTCCGCGATGAGGCGTGGGTGATCCCCGACAGCGGCCCGCCCGAGCGCGTCCGGCCCGGCGACGTGATGATCATCCGCGGGCCGGAGCCGTACACGGTCGCCAGTGGGCCCCGGATCGAGCCGCAGATCGTGATCGTCCCCGGCCAGCGCTGCACGACACCGGACGGCACGAGCCTGTCGGAGGCGATGGACCTCGGGGTGCGGGCCTGGGGCAACGACCCGGACGGCTCCGCGGTCATGCTGACCGGCACCTACCAGATGCGCGGCGCGGTCACGCAGCGGCTCCTCGCGGCGCTGCCCGCGCTGGCGGTCGTCCGCGGCGGCACCTGGAGGTCGCCGCTGGTCGGGCTGCTCGGCGAGGAGATCGGCAAGGACGAGCCGGGCCAGGAGGTCGTCCTCGACCGGCTGCTCGACCTGCTGCTCATCGCGGCGCTGCGCGCGTGGTTCTCCCGTCCGCAGGCGGAGAAGCCCGGCTGGTACCGGGCGCACGGCGACGCGGTGGTGGGCCCCGCGCTGCGGCTGCTGCACGACGACCTGGCGCACCCGTGGACGGTCTCCGGCCTCGCCGCGAGGGTCGGCGTCTCCCGGGCCGCGCTCGCGCAGCGGTTCGGGAAGCTGATCGGGGAGCCGCCGATGGCGTACCTGACGGGCGTCCGCCTCGCCCAGGCCGCCGACCTCCTCCGCGAGAGCGACGCGACGCTGGAGGCGGTGGCGCGGCAGGTCGGCTACGGCAACGCGTTCGCGCTCAGCGCGGCCTTCAAGCGCGAGCGCGGGATCAGCCCCCAGGAGTACCGGGCGGGGGCCGCCACCGCCTAG
- a CDS encoding RNA polymerase sigma factor, whose protein sequence is MDAPRPAPAGDEDLRARLAAGDEQALGEVYDLYAPLVYGLARRVTGDREAAHDVTQEVFAGLWERPLAFDPGRGSLRGWIATLAHRRSVDWVRREARRRRPLPEPAPAAAEGGADEAVLAGELASRMKESLNALPVPMRDALELAYYRGLTYRQVAAALGIPEGTAKSRIRSGLARLGDRLEREGLFP, encoded by the coding sequence GTGGACGCGCCCCGGCCGGCGCCCGCCGGTGACGAGGATCTGCGCGCCCGGCTCGCGGCGGGCGACGAGCAGGCGCTCGGCGAGGTCTACGACCTGTACGCGCCGCTGGTGTACGGGCTCGCCCGGCGGGTCACGGGCGACCGGGAGGCGGCGCACGACGTCACGCAGGAGGTCTTCGCCGGGCTCTGGGAACGCCCGCTGGCCTTCGATCCCGGGCGCGGTTCGCTGCGCGGGTGGATCGCGACGCTCGCGCACCGCAGGTCGGTCGACTGGGTGCGCCGGGAGGCCCGGCGGCGCCGTCCCCTGCCGGAGCCCGCGCCCGCGGCCGCCGAGGGCGGGGCCGACGAGGCCGTGCTCGCCGGGGAACTGGCGAGCCGGATGAAGGAGTCGCTGAACGCGCTCCCCGTGCCCATGCGCGACGCTCTGGAGCTGGCCTACTACCGCGGGCTGACGTACCGGCAGGTGGCCGCGGCGCTCGGGATCCCCGAGGGGACGGCCAAGTCCCGCATCCGCAGCGGCCTCGCCCGGTTAGGGGACCGTCTGGAGCGCGAGGGTCTCTTCCCCTGA
- a CDS encoding TetR/AcrR family transcriptional regulator: MTTDDTPRRAAAARTERADVRRNRARLLAAAREMFLRDGADASLEGVARLAGVGIGTLYRHFPTRQDLLEAMLAGVYDELAARARGLLAAPAPGEALLTWLRAFIEQVTVFRGMPASVMVTLKDERSELNPSCRAMRAAGEELFVRAQKGGLAPADTAFDDVLRLANAIAMATENDPAAANRLLALAAAGLCP; the protein is encoded by the coding sequence GTGACCACCGACGACACACCCCGGCGGGCCGCCGCCGCCCGGACCGAGCGCGCCGATGTCCGCCGCAACCGCGCGCGGCTGCTCGCCGCGGCCCGGGAGATGTTCCTGCGCGACGGCGCCGACGCCTCCCTGGAGGGCGTCGCCCGGCTGGCCGGCGTCGGGATCGGGACGCTCTACCGGCACTTCCCCACCCGGCAGGACCTTTTGGAGGCCATGCTCGCCGGGGTCTACGACGAGCTCGCCGCCCGGGCCCGCGGCCTGCTGGCCGCCCCCGCGCCCGGCGAGGCGCTGCTGACGTGGCTGCGCGCGTTCATCGAGCAGGTCACCGTGTTCCGCGGCATGCCCGCGTCGGTCATGGTGACGCTGAAGGACGAGCGGTCCGAGCTCAACCCGTCCTGCCGGGCCATGCGCGCCGCCGGCGAGGAGCTGTTCGTCCGCGCGCAGAAGGGCGGCCTGGCGCCGGCGGACACCGCCTTCGACGACGTGCTCCGGCTGGCCAACGCGATCGCCATGGCCACCGAGAACGACCCCGCCGCGGCGAACCGCCTGCTCGCCCTGGCCGCCGCCGGGCTGTGCCCGTGA
- a CDS encoding DUF4331 domain-containing protein has protein sequence MSRPFHLKAAALFTAAAALAAAALSGSGPGAATASSHREAPLISGQPQYDNTDVYAFVSPDKPDTTTLVANFSPFEEPAGGPNFFKFANDARYDINVDNDGDSLPEFTYRFSFKDSFQNRNTFLYNTGPVKSLADPNLNFRQTYDLTLIHRRHGIPVASRRLASDVPVAPSNVGRASMPDYRKLREQAVKTLSSGAQVFAGQADDPFFLDLRVFDLLYGGNLKEVGNDTLRGYNVQTVALQIPTKALIAHGQPIVGVFSTVQRKSAGGDWVQVSRLGMPLVNEVVNPIKDKDKFNASSPWHDAQFLPNVTNPELPKLIEGIYQIAAPAAPRNDLVQVFLTGVPKLNQPPKVRPAELMRLNTSIPPAAEPKRLGVLDGDNAGFPNGRRLGDDVLDISLQVVEGELLGKKNDLGDMVDANDVKLEKAFPYVALPTSGSAVQRGDRKETLSKRAANLRATPAASTEPTTERMPLVPVLALGVGAAFLVSGGALWFRRRRGPIR, from the coding sequence ATGTCACGACCGTTCCATCTCAAGGCCGCCGCGCTGTTCACGGCGGCCGCCGCACTCGCGGCGGCGGCCCTGTCCGGCTCCGGGCCGGGTGCCGCGACGGCGTCCAGTCACCGCGAGGCACCGCTCATCTCCGGACAGCCGCAGTACGACAACACCGACGTCTACGCGTTCGTCAGCCCGGATAAGCCGGACACGACGACGCTGGTGGCCAACTTCTCGCCGTTCGAGGAGCCGGCCGGAGGGCCCAACTTCTTCAAGTTCGCGAACGACGCGCGGTACGACATCAACGTCGACAACGACGGCGACTCCCTGCCGGAGTTCACCTACCGGTTCTCCTTCAAGGACTCCTTCCAGAACCGGAACACGTTCCTGTACAACACCGGGCCGGTGAAGAGCCTCGCCGACCCGAACCTCAACTTCCGGCAGACCTACGACCTGACGCTGATCCACCGCAGGCACGGCATACCGGTCGCCTCGCGGAGGCTGGCGTCGGACGTGCCGGTCGCGCCGTCCAACGTCGGCCGGGCGTCGATGCCCGACTACCGGAAGCTGCGCGAGCAGGCCGTCAAGACGCTGTCGAGCGGCGCGCAGGTGTTCGCCGGGCAGGCCGACGACCCGTTCTTCCTGGACCTGCGCGTCTTCGACCTGCTGTACGGCGGGAACCTCAAGGAGGTCGGCAACGACACGCTGCGCGGCTACAACGTGCAGACGGTGGCGCTCCAGATCCCGACCAAGGCGCTGATCGCCCATGGCCAGCCGATCGTCGGCGTGTTCTCGACGGTGCAGCGCAAGAGCGCGGGCGGCGACTGGGTGCAGGTGTCGCGGCTGGGGATGCCGCTGGTGAACGAGGTCGTCAACCCGATCAAGGACAAGGACAAGTTCAACGCCTCCTCGCCCTGGCATGACGCGCAGTTCCTGCCGAACGTCACGAACCCGGAGCTGCCGAAGCTGATCGAGGGGATCTACCAGATCGCGGCGCCGGCCGCCCCGCGCAACGACCTCGTGCAGGTCTTCCTGACGGGCGTGCCGAAGCTGAACCAGCCGCCGAAGGTCCGCCCGGCGGAGCTGATGCGGCTCAACACCTCGATCCCGCCCGCGGCCGAGCCCAAGCGCCTCGGCGTGCTGGACGGCGACAACGCCGGCTTCCCCAACGGCCGCCGGCTCGGCGACGACGTGCTCGACATCTCGCTGCAGGTCGTCGAGGGCGAGCTGCTCGGCAAGAAGAACGACCTCGGCGACATGGTGGACGCCAACGACGTGAAGCTGGAGAAGGCGTTCCCCTACGTCGCGCTCCCGACGTCCGGCTCCGCCGTGCAGCGCGGCGACCGCAAGGAGACGCTGAGCAAGCGGGCCGCCAACCTCAGGGCCACGCCGGCGGCGAGCACTGAGCCGACCACCGAGCGCATGCCGCTCGTCCCCGTCCTCGCCCTGGGCGTGGGCGCGGCGTTCCTCGTCAGCGGCGGCGCCCTGTGGTTCCGGCGCAGGCGCGGCCCCATCCGCTGA
- a CDS encoding NAD(P)H-binding protein: MTDISENSAPEGGLTLVLGGTGKTGRRIVERLEALDVPVRMGSRSADPAFDWEDGTTWAPVLRDVERVYLSYYPDLAVPGAADAIRAFTAAAAGAGVRRVVLLSGRGEDEARACERIVEGSGLEWTIVRSSWFAQNFSEDHLLEPVRAGEVALPAGNVPEPFVHLDDVADVAVAALTGDGHVGEVYEVTGPRALTFAEAVAEIGRAAGREIAYVPVAAEDYGAALVRHGLPAEIAGFLVYLFTTVLDGRNTPTTDGVRRALGREPRDFADYARETAASGIWKESDHS, from the coding sequence ATGACGGACATCAGCGAGAACAGCGCCCCGGAGGGCGGCCTGACCCTCGTCCTCGGCGGGACCGGCAAGACCGGCCGCCGGATCGTCGAGCGGCTGGAGGCCCTGGACGTCCCCGTCCGGATGGGCTCCCGGTCGGCGGACCCGGCCTTCGACTGGGAGGACGGGACGACCTGGGCGCCGGTCCTGCGGGACGTCGAGCGCGTCTACCTCAGCTACTACCCCGACCTCGCGGTCCCCGGCGCCGCGGACGCGATCCGCGCGTTCACCGCCGCGGCGGCGGGCGCCGGGGTCCGGCGGGTCGTCCTGCTCTCGGGGCGGGGCGAGGACGAGGCGCGGGCCTGCGAGCGGATCGTCGAGGGCTCGGGCCTGGAATGGACGATCGTCCGCTCCAGCTGGTTCGCGCAGAACTTCAGCGAGGACCACCTGCTGGAGCCCGTCCGGGCGGGCGAGGTCGCCCTGCCCGCCGGGAACGTGCCCGAGCCCTTCGTCCACCTCGACGACGTCGCCGACGTGGCCGTCGCGGCGCTCACCGGGGACGGGCACGTCGGCGAGGTCTACGAGGTCACCGGGCCGCGGGCGCTCACCTTCGCCGAGGCGGTCGCCGAGATCGGCCGCGCGGCGGGGCGCGAGATCGCCTACGTCCCGGTCGCGGCGGAGGACTACGGCGCCGCCCTCGTCCGCCACGGGCTGCCCGCCGAGATCGCCGGGTTCCTGGTCTACCTGTTCACCACGGTCCTGGACGGCCGCAACACACCCACCACCGACGGCGTGCGGCGGGCCCTCGGGCGAGAGCCCCGGGACTTCGCCGACTACGCGCGCGAGACCGCCGCCAGCGGCATCTGGAAGGAATCGGACCACTCATGA
- a CDS encoding NUDIX hydrolase, protein MSTTKARRVDHWQDPDAPKPTSRKPSASALVRDDDGRVLLLRRPDNGLWTIPTGGLKKGETIRECAVRECREETGVEIETGDLVGVFTTPDHVIEYIKDGRVDEVRQPVNICLHARPVGGVLMTTDEASEVVWVAPDDLDDYEIHPALWRRIRHGLDSREPQID, encoded by the coding sequence ATGAGCACGACGAAAGCCCGGCGCGTCGACCACTGGCAGGACCCGGACGCGCCCAAGCCCACCAGCCGCAAGCCCTCGGCGTCCGCGCTCGTACGTGACGACGATGGCCGGGTGCTGCTGCTGCGGCGCCCTGACAATGGTTTGTGGACGATTCCCACAGGCGGGCTGAAGAAGGGCGAGACCATCCGGGAGTGCGCCGTCCGGGAGTGCCGCGAGGAGACCGGCGTCGAGATCGAAACCGGCGATCTCGTGGGCGTGTTCACCACCCCCGACCACGTGATCGAGTACATCAAGGACGGGCGGGTGGACGAGGTCCGGCAGCCGGTGAACATCTGCCTGCACGCGCGGCCGGTCGGCGGTGTCCTGATGACGACGGACGAGGCGTCCGAGGTCGTCTGGGTCGCGCCGGACGACCTGGACGACTACGAGATCCATCCCGCACTCTGGCGGCGGATCCGGCATGGCCTCGACAGCAGGGAGCCGCAAATCGACTGA
- a CDS encoding 4'-phosphopantetheinyl transferase family protein — protein sequence MIEGIVPAGVRTSAVYDDPPGAVLFPEEEPVVARAVDKRRREFTTVRWCAREALAGLGMPPVPITRGERGAPRWPDGVVGSMTHCDGYRAAAVARSGDVAALGIDAEPHGPLPDGVLEAIAREEELPLLEELGRASPDVHWDRLLFCAKEAVYKAWFPVARRWLGFEDATLVLDPGGTFTAEILVPDPPFRGFTGRWTAGRGLIATAITVPA from the coding sequence GTGATCGAGGGGATCGTCCCGGCGGGCGTCCGCACGTCCGCCGTCTACGACGACCCGCCCGGCGCCGTCCTGTTCCCCGAGGAGGAGCCCGTGGTCGCGCGGGCGGTCGACAAGCGGCGCCGGGAGTTCACGACCGTCCGCTGGTGCGCCCGCGAGGCCCTCGCCGGGCTGGGGATGCCGCCCGTCCCGATCACGCGGGGCGAGCGGGGCGCGCCCCGGTGGCCGGACGGCGTCGTCGGCAGCATGACCCACTGCGACGGCTACCGGGCCGCCGCCGTCGCCCGGTCAGGGGACGTCGCCGCCCTCGGCATCGACGCAGAACCCCACGGCCCCCTTCCCGACGGCGTCCTGGAGGCCATCGCCCGCGAGGAGGAGCTCCCCCTGCTGGAGGAGCTGGGCCGCGCCTCCCCGGACGTGCACTGGGACCGGCTGCTGTTCTGCGCCAAGGAGGCCGTGTACAAGGCGTGGTTCCCGGTGGCGCGCCGCTGGCTCGGCTTCGAGGACGCCACCCTCGTGCTCGACCCCGGCGGCACGTTCACCGCCGAGATCCTCGTCCCCGACCCGCCGTTCCGCGGTTTCACCGGCCGCTGGACGGCCGGCCGCGGCCTGATCGCCACCGCCATCACCGTCCCCGCCTAG
- a CDS encoding nickel/cobalt transporter → MIALVLAAGAAASMAHPLGNFSVNRYDGLVVAPHELRIDHVQDLAEIPAAQVLQDGADLRGWAGRECARSAAAFRITADGRPVAAAVRSSSAVALPGQAGLRTLRLECAITAPFDGARLGFRDTGAGDRAGWHEVTAAGDRMTLTSSDAPRESRTARLTRYPQDTLGSPLDQRTANAEVRAGGPPLAAPAPGAAADRVLPRGADRLTRAFTGLVARHDLDLGFALFALLIAMVLGAAHALAPGHGKTIMAAQAAGQGRRSRREVLTLGLTVTVTHTAGVLALGLLIASGSSVAAPRVFPWLGAAAGLLVSLAGVTLLRRALTRARGGGHGHGHEHGHGHGHGHGHGHGDGHGHGHGNRGERRGMVLVGFAGGLMPSPSAIVVLLGAHALGHAWFGVLLVLAYGAGLAVMLVSVGVLVTGSGRLLARRLPSLRTMVAPRLLPVGTASLVVALGVGLAARSLAPLLV, encoded by the coding sequence GTGATCGCGCTGGTGCTGGCCGCCGGGGCCGCCGCGTCCATGGCGCACCCGCTCGGCAACTTCTCGGTCAACCGCTACGACGGCCTCGTCGTGGCGCCGCACGAGCTGCGGATCGACCACGTCCAGGACCTCGCGGAGATCCCGGCGGCGCAGGTGCTCCAGGACGGCGCCGACCTGCGCGGATGGGCCGGGCGCGAATGCGCGCGCTCGGCCGCCGCGTTCCGGATCACCGCGGACGGGCGGCCCGTCGCGGCGGCGGTCCGCTCGTCCTCGGCGGTCGCGCTGCCCGGGCAGGCGGGGCTGCGGACGCTGCGGCTGGAGTGCGCGATCACCGCGCCCTTCGACGGCGCCCGGCTCGGCTTCCGCGACACCGGCGCCGGGGACCGGGCGGGGTGGCACGAGGTGACCGCGGCGGGCGACCGGATGACGCTGACCTCGTCGGACGCCCCGCGCGAGTCCCGGACGGCGCGGCTCACCCGCTATCCGCAGGACACCCTCGGGTCCCCGCTCGACCAGCGCACGGCGAACGCGGAGGTGCGGGCGGGCGGCCCGCCGCTGGCCGCGCCCGCGCCCGGCGCCGCCGCGGACCGGGTGCTGCCGCGCGGCGCCGACCGGCTCACGCGGGCCTTCACCGGGCTCGTGGCCCGCCACGACCTGGACCTCGGGTTCGCCCTGTTCGCACTGCTCATCGCGATGGTGCTCGGCGCGGCGCACGCGCTGGCCCCCGGCCACGGGAAGACGATCATGGCGGCGCAGGCCGCCGGGCAGGGCCGCCGGTCGCGCCGCGAGGTGCTCACCCTCGGCCTGACCGTCACCGTCACGCACACCGCCGGTGTGCTGGCACTGGGGCTGCTCATCGCGTCCGGATCCTCCGTCGCCGCGCCGCGGGTCTTCCCCTGGCTCGGCGCGGCGGCGGGGCTCCTCGTCTCCCTGGCCGGCGTCACCCTCCTGAGACGCGCCCTGACCCGGGCTCGCGGAGGCGGCCACGGCCATGGGCACGAGCACGGACATGGGCACGGACATGGGCACGGGCACGGGCATGGGGACGGGCACGGGCACGGGCATGGGAATCGGGGTGAGAGACGGGGGATGGTCCTGGTGGGGTTCGCCGGGGGGCTGATGCCCAGCCCGTCCGCCATCGTCGTGCTGCTCGGCGCCCACGCGCTCGGGCACGCCTGGTTCGGCGTCCTGCTCGTGCTCGCCTACGGCGCGGGGCTGGCGGTCATGCTCGTGTCGGTCGGGGTGCTCGTCACCGGGTCCGGCCGGCTGCTGGCGCGGCGGCTGCCGTCGCTGCGGACGATGGTGGCGCCGCGCCTGCTGCCGGTCGGGACGGCGTCGCTGGTGGTGGCGCTCGGGGTGGGCCTCGCCGCGCGGAGCCTGGCGCCGCTGCTCGTGTGA
- a CDS encoding DUF1772 domain-containing protein has translation MKFSLTVASAALSILMAAGMAGTFFGFSTGVMPGLNAARPASAINAMQAINQKIQNPVFVGAFILLPVVAVAAGILLLTLGQKSAALLFFAAAAVYFAGALLPSFAVNIPMNTDLDAVTIPSGAADAARVWSDYSGRWTAWNTVRAVFSWASLLLMTAGAYAWGRNG, from the coding sequence ATGAAGTTCTCCCTCACGGTCGCCTCGGCGGCCCTGTCGATCCTGATGGCCGCCGGGATGGCGGGCACGTTCTTCGGCTTCTCCACCGGCGTGATGCCGGGCCTGAACGCCGCCAGGCCGGCCTCGGCGATCAACGCGATGCAGGCCATCAATCAGAAGATCCAGAACCCCGTGTTCGTCGGGGCGTTCATCCTCCTGCCCGTCGTGGCGGTCGCCGCGGGGATCCTGCTGCTGACGCTCGGCCAGAAGTCCGCGGCGCTGCTGTTCTTCGCGGCGGCGGCCGTGTACTTCGCGGGCGCGCTGCTGCCGAGCTTCGCGGTGAACATCCCGATGAACACCGACCTCGACGCGGTCACGATCCCGTCCGGCGCCGCCGACGCCGCGAGGGTCTGGTCGGACTACTCCGGGCGCTGGACGGCCTGGAACACCGTCCGCGCCGTGTTCAGCTGGGCGAGCCTCCTGCTGATGACCGCCGGTGCCTACGCGTGGGGCAGGAACGGCTGA
- a CDS encoding metallophosphoesterase family protein, whose amino-acid sequence MSGLYGISDLHVGFSDNRAFVEGLRPASDGDWLIVAGDVGERFSDVEWTLRTLAGRFGRVVWVPGNHELWTTKDDPVALRGEARYRRLVEMCRGLGVLTPEDPYPVWEGEGGPVTIAPLFILYDYTFRPDGASTKEEALEIAREAGIVCTDEVYLHPDPHPTRDAWCDARITYTERRLKELPPDTRTVLVNHWPLIREPTRVLWYPEFAQWCGSERTADWHVRFGAVSVVYGHLHIPRTIWADGVPHVEVSVGYPREWRKRDTAPQGPRPVLLPREDA is encoded by the coding sequence ATGAGCGGTCTGTACGGCATCAGCGACCTGCACGTGGGATTTTCCGACAACCGCGCGTTCGTCGAGGGACTCCGGCCCGCGTCCGACGGCGACTGGCTGATCGTCGCCGGGGACGTCGGCGAGCGCTTCTCCGATGTCGAGTGGACGCTGCGCACCCTCGCAGGGCGGTTCGGCAGGGTCGTCTGGGTGCCCGGCAACCACGAGCTGTGGACGACGAAGGACGACCCCGTGGCCCTGCGGGGCGAGGCCCGCTACCGGCGGCTCGTCGAGATGTGCCGCGGCCTGGGCGTGCTGACGCCCGAGGACCCGTACCCGGTGTGGGAGGGCGAGGGCGGCCCGGTGACGATCGCGCCCCTGTTCATCCTGTACGACTACACGTTCCGCCCGGACGGCGCCTCCACCAAGGAGGAGGCCCTGGAGATCGCGCGCGAGGCGGGGATCGTCTGCACCGACGAGGTCTACCTGCACCCCGACCCCCACCCCACGCGGGACGCCTGGTGCGACGCGCGGATCACCTACACCGAGCGCCGTCTCAAGGAGCTGCCGCCCGACACCAGGACGGTCCTCGTCAACCACTGGCCGCTCATCCGCGAACCCACGCGCGTCCTGTGGTACCCCGAGTTCGCCCAGTGGTGCGGCAGCGAGCGCACCGCCGACTGGCACGTCCGGTTCGGCGCGGTCTCCGTCGTGTACGGGCACCTGCACATCCCCCGGACGATCTGGGCGGACGGCGTGCCGCACGTCGAGGTGTCCGTCGGCTACCCGCGCGAATGGCGCAAGCGCGACACCGCGCCGCAGGGCCCGCGTCCCGTCCTGCTCCCGCGGGAGGACGCGTGA